Within Osmerus mordax isolate fOsmMor3 unplaced genomic scaffold, fOsmMor3.pri Scaffold_227, whole genome shotgun sequence, the genomic segment CAAAAGAGTGAATGGttgtggaggacaggatgtTGCAGAAGCCGTCTTCTATGGCAGAACTCGTAGGAGAGAGACTTGTTGACAAGTGGACACTGAGAGGCATGCAGGATGGAAGCAGGCAGGTGTCAGTCTAGGATGCTGCACCAAGTTGGCTCTCCCCTAGGTTCATCGATAACTTCTTGATAGCTCATTGTTCATGAATAGCTCATTAATAGCTAATTTATGACATGGTTTAGTCAATCAATTAAATAGCCtatttatgtgtgtttattttacaAAACCAGCAACAAACGTCCTTCCACAAAGACAATCCCTAGTTTTCAGAGAAGCACAGTTGTCAGAGTGTGTTAAACTGTCTCCCCACACAACCCTGCTCCACTGCCACTCGCCACAACACGTCAAACCAGGCAGCCAACAAAACAAAGCGTTACACTCCAGTATCTACCGCTGCAAAGGTACAGACTCAGTCTGCCAGAACAGGAGGAACTCACATCAAGATAGCGAACAAAGGAAGTAAAATTATtattacaaataaaaacaaagatagaaattaagaaatgaGATGTGTGGAGGAAAATAAAGACTGGAGAATGTTTTATAACGTATGCGCTGACTCCAAGAACAGAAGCCTGCACTTGGAGAGAGGAACCTAGATCTCTGTCATAACCCCTGAGCATCAACAGGGAAAGTTAGAACAGCTGAATATGTTGTCCTGAAAGAGGGTCAGTGACATGAATCAGTCACTTAATGACCCTAAAATGGGAATAACTGTCGAAAAATCGATGTCGAAATTCATATACTTCTAAATATATCAAGATAAATTCAGTATAATTCTCGCACGATCAACACATTTTCGATTTTCTGGAGGGTGACggatgaggaggctggagggggagggatgaggaggctggacggggaggggtgaggaggctggagggtgagggatgaggaggctggagggtgagggatgaggaggctggagggtgaggggtgaggaggctggagggtgagggtgagggatgaggaggctagagggtgagggatgaggaggctggagggtgagggatgaggaggctggagggtgagggatgaggaggctggagggggagggggagggatgaggaggctagagggtgagggatgaggagggtgagggatgaggaggctggagggtgagggatgaggaggctggagggtgagggatgaggaggctggACTCACCAGAGCGTCCGCAGTCGGAGCAGGACACCAGGTCCTCGGCCTGGCCGGTCTTCCGGTTGGAGTCCTGGTCCCCCAGGCAGAAGTCACAGTAGTCGTTAGGGATGATGGAACCATCTGGGCCTTTCTGAGCTGTGAGGAGACATGTTGGTTGGGTTTACTCATACTTGTACTCATCTGTAACGAATCACTGTTTAGTTATCGGTTGATTTTTGGATGGTTGAACCAATAATCTATACATGAAATAAAAGGttacagtcattttatgccagtATATATCAGCATGTAAAGTTTTTCACCAGGTGTTTAATCTGCAGTGTGTGCAGTATACAGCCTTCAACACATCGATGGGATCGTCACACACGGTGGAGTTACTCAATGTTTTGATGTTGTTTGACGTTGTTTTCTGTTGGCTGGTTGAGGGTCGGTCTCTTACGTTTGTGGTTGTCTGGCCGTGGTGGGGGGGACGGtgccacctcttcctccctctcctcctccccctcctcctctgccaggtGGGTGTGGGCATAGTGGTAGCTCAGCCCCGGACGGTTCTTGTAGCGCTTCCCACAGACTGTTGACAACAGAGCCCCAAACTGTTAGAACCCGGTGGAAGATTccagaacattctagaacactTAAAGATGTTCTACCTATGAACCAAGAACCTGCTCAAATACAGATTGCTACCAATGCCTCCATCTAGCACGCCGAAACAGAGGTGCATGTTTTACAAGAGCTGTATTACACAGTAGGATTACAATGGTTGTTGGTAGGGTGATGCAGTAGTCCCTGTAATGTAAGCCAAAACCTCAACCAGGGATCACCACACCAAACTACGCACGGACTGGGAAGCCGCTGACAAAAACACACCCAGAAACGCTGCCCTGGGCTGACTACAGCACGGTACAGGCAGTAATGAGATCATGTGTTTGGTCTGTATTTCAGTCCAGTCTGTCTAACAGTTGAGCTCTGCTTGACGGCAAACATCCAGAAAGGAGACATCGTGAGCAGCCTGTTCTGAGCAGGGAAACAAGTTTCTGGCTGAAGCACCCTAAACAACAACCAGCAGCCAACACAGATATTAATTACCTTTTCCATCCTCATCTAATattatttttggggggtatATTTAAAGAATTGTCAGTGGAATTAAATCTAGCAGCTGCTGTCTCTGCTACCCTGGACCCAGGGCGTGGTTGAAAGGGTTACCTGTCAGCATGAGAACAGAgaaggcagggcagagagaggaaggaaggaaggcttCTAATGAACAGCGCTTGACGTTGCCAGAGAGATGTGAACAAGATAGACATCAGATCTCAGGGTACAAGGAACAGCAGGACTCTACTCCACCAAACAGGGACATTTACTCAGTGTGTCTTTCAGAGAAGCTttctagacacacacaacaaaacagaATATCACTGAGACTGCAACAGCTAAAGGACGATACTATGAAtctaatgaacacacacatacatacatgatcaGTGATCAGGTGGGGTTGTGGTCTTCACTAAAGCATATATATTCCGTTTGAATAGACTCTTTGACATCGCAATGTATACGCTCTCTAACAACCTGAAATCCCCACAACTAACGTATAAGTTAATATTAGTTCACACAGCTATTTAATGGAGATGCTATTGAAAACCAATGCTTAAGTTCTGTGTAATGACCTTTGTGTTCTTTCATGTCTGTGAAGCCCGCAAGGCATGGCCTGTCGACGCTTGATAAAGATGTCATTCTAACACTTAAGCAGTGTTTTCATTGGTGAGGCCTGAGAGTAGCTGTTAAGAAATATAGTTTGTACACTGCAAATTGTTCTGCTTGCCAAGATTTCAAATCATAGGTCTGGAAAtataatatttattatcttgtttCGAAAATGATTTACTAGTTTATATCTTTTCATTTGTGGTATATTCTTAAGCCTACTTATTTCTAGACTGGAACCAACTTATTTTAAGATATCTTGTCGAGTAAAATTATCTGTCCATGCAGCAAGATAATTTCACTAGTATAAAGTCCTTTTCTCTTCAAATTTAGTGTTAATTTGTTGTATTTTAGCAGACATTTTTTGCAGTGTATCTATTAATGCACTACCTAGAGTACACTGGTGCTTGAAAACCATTCATCCACAGCAATGTGCTAGCATACGGGCACACAGTGTTGTTAGTGACATGCAAGCTTTCTCTGATTTCACAGTCGACGCTTAAGCAGTTACAAAGTGCACGGAATTAAGCGGAAAAGTAGCTGCAGACAAGATCAAACCAGCCACAGAGCAACAGCAGCCCGTGGTAAACCAGCCTGGTGATTAGCACAGCCCAGCATTTCCCTAAAGAGACAAGAGGGCGACATGTCCAGATACCTGAGTCAGCGGATTTTGAGTTatgcttttgtttgtttctgtctggaacagagggagagacaaaggcaAACGGGAGTTGGGggggaaacaaagagagaaaaagaaacaaaacacaaaagtgAGTGAGTTTTCTTTTCATTCAGAGGCTACTTCCAGACCATGAGAGAACagtcctgtgtgtctctccaccGTGAGGAGCTGTGAGCTGGGCTAGTCCAGCCATGagcccttcctccttcctcctgcgtgggggagaaagagagctgctctctgctccgaAGGAAAACAAGAGGAGCATTGATCTGATGCTAATGGTTGCAGATGACCTTTTTACATAGAAGGGTTGTAGAGAGTGGTTCTTGTCGTGTATGCATGGAAGGGTAATGGACTGGTCAGGAATGCCCTGCGGTGGGGATCTTGGTCAGATCTTTGCGCCATTAGGATGTGCTTCATTAGGCCTGCTCCTTCTGATTTCAAGACTTACGTGACCTAAATAACCTTGGAACCACACGATGACCTCACAATGCATATCTTCAAGATGTATTTTCTTACTGTCACAGACGTAAGGTTTGTCCTGGTCGTCGTTGGCAAccgcctctgtcctcctccgacCAGAACCTCGACCCTGGAGATGAAGACAAACACAcgaggatgatgaggaagaCAAGACTACACACTGGGccttctgccctgcctctccttctctctctgtgtctctctgtgtatatctctttctctctctgtgtctctgtgtgtatatctctttctctctttatatatctctctatatctctttcTCGTTCTGTCTATCCATCTATTTATCTATATACAGTAGTGTGTAAACTGaacacacaaactcagaaacccacaaacccacacgcacactcactctgCCTTTGTTTCTGTGCTTCCTCTTTGGAGTGTCCACTTCAAAGTCCTCGTCGTCATGGAAACCGTCCCCGTTCTCGTCGGCTTCCAGGACCCTCTGAGCGAGCagtagtggagaggaggaggcagaggggttGATATTTCACACCTTCCACATACCAAGAccattctctctttgtttcctttCAGTAAAGGTGTGACCACATGAAAGgattttggaaaaaaaagacaGTATGATGAtgaaccccctctccctcatggGTGATCTGTGCCACTGGGTGACCCCCCCTGTAGGTGGCCTGTGCCACTGGGTGACCCCCCCCTGTAGGTGACCTGTGCCACTGGGTGACCCCCCCTGTAGGTGACCTGTGCCACTGGATGACCCCCCCCTGTAGGTGGGCAGTGGTACCTGGATCTCCAGAAGGGTTTCCTCCTCCTTGCTCATGTTGCTCTTCTTCTCCagcagcccctctcctctcagcaggGCCTCCAGGGCTGTCGCCTCCCCAGGAGGGGCCTCCCGCTTTGGGGCCAACTCGGCCTCTGGTGGAGGgttggatggaggggaggggacggtgatggggggggtggtggagaaagaggagattAAGAAAAAGCCACAGAGAGGGGAGTATAGAGAAGGCAGGTGTGCCCAACAACAGAATACATCAGACTgcccttcagtgtgtgtgtgtgtgtgacccccgaCTCGGCACCATGAAAAGCTGAAGCCGACCAGGTGGCACACATGAAAGGggtggatgaagaagaggtgaagaggacaggaggatgagagagggggagagactggtCTGGCCCTCTGTTGTTTTCCTTCCTGTTTGTTTTTCATCAAAGCTACAGGGATCAAGACCTCTCCAGCTCcagaaccctctctctctatcatcttctctttctctcccacccccctcctcccctctctgaacatctctctttctgtcacactcTCTCATTCATTCTCTTTATCTGTCCTTTACACACTCTCTCCGTTTCTATGagtctttttctttcatttccgTAGAGATAAACTCGGAGGAGTGAGTAAAGCTTCTCCCTTGCCTTGGGTTTGTAATAaaagaggatgaagggaggacgTGAAGAGAAAGggtatgagggagggagggagggagggagggagggagggagggagggagggagggagggagggagggagggagggagggagggagggagggagggagggagggagggacaggaggatagacttgagggagggagggacaggaggataGACTTGAGGGAGGTAGCTCCAGAGACACTAAGCCTTTGTTATGAGGAGCAGAGTCATAACTGATATACCTCCGTCTCCCCTCTAACCCCTCCCTTCATCGCTCCatgccttctcttcctcctctctctttgtgtctgcgTAGGCAGGTTGTCTTGACTGTCACTAACCAGACACATGCCCAGCCACTCCCCCTTCCATCCCTttccctacccctctctcctttcaccccTTTGctatccccctcccttccacccccatTCCCACTCACCCCTGCCCCATTCTTCCTCCTCCGCttatctccttcccccctccttcacccccccccccaacccccccagacCTCTCCAGCCCCCTGGGATAGGGGGAGGGAAGTAGAGCAGAATGTAGTGCAGAGCCAATGAGGTAGCTACAGATTACTCACGCAGATTActaacctaaacacacacacgaacagtcTCAAGACCTATTGTATTGATGAAAACACCAAAATGTGCGTTTCTGATTTGGTCCGGTACATATCAGTAATAAAGGTACCGGTGCCATATTAGCACTGGGTTTCGGTACCCAACCCTACTGAACAGCTAaccaaaaaagagagggaagcaTTCGCAGTGTTGATAAATATACTGTTTACATCGGAGGAATAGAATAGAAGTAAattcaattgaataaaaaagCCAGAGACACAATTCTTATCTCCACTACATGCTAACATTTTGTGAATCTTCTGGGGAGTTTTTCTTGAAAAtgactccctcccttttcttgGCTGACTGTGTTCTTGGTCACAGCTGTAGTATTGAGTTGCGGCTGGAGAAGCCAGAAAAACAATGGAGATGGAAGGCTCAGACACAGACTTgcctttcttcctcccccttatCAGGTTCCTGGCAGGGGCATTCCTTCACTAGTCCTACCCTTAATACAAACATgtccacacgctcacacacatgccacacaaacacatctacacactaacacacaatcCACAtaacacactcactaacacccataccactcaaacacactcacacaccacatatCCTTTCACTTCATAGGGCTCACTTACATTCTAATGCTGCATGGACAAATGATTAAAGGGGCCCAGTTAGGGTGCTTCTGTTCTGTagctaagagtgtgtgtgtgtgtgtgtgtgtgtgtgtgtgtgtgtgtgtgtgtgtgtgtgtgtgtgtgtgtgtgtgtgtgtgtgtgtgtgtgtgtagtagtagtaGAGAACAGGAATGCATTGATTCAGGAAGAGAGTGAACCTGGAtaccaagaaagagagaggctaaCCAAAGCCAGATGGCCAGAAAGGGAACAATATAACTCCACTGTAGAgcctgtagagtgtgtgtgtttgtgtgtgtgtgtgtgtgaacagtgcAAGGGAAAATAGTATAAAATGTAAACAATATAGAGTGAGTGAATGATCTTTAGATGAGAAGGGAAGTGAATAATGTCCAAATGGGTTGTGTATCAATGTTTGTTTGTAGAAACTCTTATTTATAGGTAGGATATTGCTGAGAGCATGAAGGTGGTACTCTCTGGGTGATGTAGGTAG encodes:
- the LOC136939539 gene encoding zinc finger protein DPF3-like, with the translated sequence MEAYTCQAAGQMYTYPARFWRKKRRLHPPLDPQLRLCELRLAELAPKREAPPGEATALEALLRGEGLLEKKSNMSKEEETLLEIQRVLEADENGDGFHDDEDFEVDTPKRKHRNKGRGRGSGRRRTEAVANDDQDKPYVCDICGKRYKNRPGLSYHYAHTHLAEEEGEEEREEEVAPSPPPRPDNHKPQKGPDGSIIPNDYCDFCLGDQDSNRKTGQAEDLVSCSDCGRSGHPTCLQFTDNMMQAVRTYQWQCIECKSCSLCGTSENDDQLLFCDDCDRGYHMYCLKPPMTQPPEGGQ